The genomic region TCAGCGGTTTTTCTCGTCTCAGGCGTACAAGGAGCCTATCCAATACGCGCTGATTGAGCTTCCTTCTACCCTCGACCGCTTCGTGGAGCTTCCGCAGGTCGGCGAGCGGCATTACATCATTATGCTTGATGACATCATACGCTTCTGCCTGCACAAAATCTTCAATATTTTCGACTACGAATCCCTCAGCGCGCATATGATCAAGATAACCCGCGATGCAGAACTCGATATTGACGACGACCTCAGCAAGAGTTTTGTCGAAAAAATCTCTACAAGCGTAGAAGACCGCCGCAAAGGAGAGCCCGTGCGCTTCGTTTACGACAAGGAAATCGATGAGGACACGCTGCAATTCCTCTTCGAGAAGATGCATATCATCAGCACCGATAGCGTAATCCCCGGCGGGAGGTATCATAACCGCCGCGACTATATGAATTTCCCCTCCTTAGGCAGAAAAGACCTCACCTACGCCCCCATCGAGCCGCTTCCCGTCAAAGGGCTGAGCTCCGAGGAGAGTCTGCTGAAGAAAATAGCTAAAAAGGACTTCCTCCAATACACTCCGTATCACACTTTTTCCAACATTATATGGTTCCTTCGCGAGGCGGCGCTCGACCCCAAGGTAAAGTCAGTGAAGATTACTATCTACCGATTGGCAAAGAACTCGCAGGTGGTCAATTCACTTATCAACGCCGTGAAAAATGGCAAGAAAGTAACCGTGCAGATAGAGCTCCAAGCCCGTTTTGACGAGGAATCCAACATTCGGTATGCCGAAATGCTCAAAGCTGAGGGGGTGAAGCTCGTATTTGGGGTGAAAGGACTCAAAGTTCACAGTAAGATTTGCGTCATTGAGCGCGAGGAGGGCAAGGGCATCAAGAAGTACGGCTTCATTAGCACAGGAAACTTCAACGAAAGCACCGCCCGCGTATACACCGACTACACCCTTTTCACTGCAAACCAAGAAATCTTGAAGGACGTCAATAAGGTGTTTAACTTTTTCGACACTAATTACAACGTCCAGAAGTACAAACACCTGATCGTATCCCCCCATTACACCAAGAAAGCTCTCATCGCACTCATCGATCGCGAGATTGACAACGCACTTGCTGGTAAAGAAGCCTTCATACACCTAAAAATGAACAACATCACCAGCTATAAGATGATCGACAAGCTGTACGAGGCAAGCCGCGCGGGGGTAAAAATCCGTATGATAGTGCGTGGAATATGCTGCCTTGTACCAGGAGTGAAAAATCTGAGCGAAAACATAGAGGTCATCAGCATTGTGGACAAGTTTTTAGAGCATCCGCGGCTGTTCATCTTCGGCAATGACGGCGATCCGAAGGTATTCATCTCCTCTGCCGACTGGATGACGCGCAACATCTCCTTCCGTGTGGAGGTAGGTTGCCCCATCTACGACAACGACATCAAGCGGGAGCTCATCGATACCTTCCGCGTAAGCTGGGACGACAATGTGAAAGCCCGCATTATCGACGAAAACAACGACAACCGCTACAAGCCACACACCACTCCTGCCATCAGATCGCAACTGGCTATGTACGAATATTATCAAACACGTATTGACGACTAATCTATGAGAAAACCAAGCATCGCACTTGCGCGATACATCACAGAGGCGTGCAAAGCTAAGGGGATTCGCCATATCGTACTCTCCCCAGGCTCGCGCAACGCCCCACTTACTATCGGCTACACCGCCGACCCCTATTTTACTTGTTACAGTGTGGTGGACGAACGCTCCGCCGCTTTTTTTGCCCTCGGCATTGCCCAGCAAATCGCCGCCCCCGTGGCTGTGGTGTGCACCTCTGGCTCTGCCGTACTCAACTATCACCCTGCCGTTGCCGAGGCTTATTACAGCAACGTGCCTTTGGTGGTGATTTCTGCCGATCGGCCTACCAGCAAACTCGACATCGGCGATGGGCAAACCATACGTCAGGTAGGCGTACTCTCCAATCACACCACTTTCGATGCCAACTTATCCGACAACGAGGCCGACGCGCGCAGTAACACCTATCTACTGAACCGCGCCCTCAACGCCGCCATCACCGAAAGCCTACCTGTGCACATCAACGCGCCATTTGAGGAGCCGCTTTACGAGACTACTACCGAAAACGTCGTTTTTGAGAACATTCCCCCCTCGCCACCCACAAGCTACCTCAGCGAAAGCCACTTGGAGGACTTTCTTACCCGCTGGAACGCCGCTTCGCGCAAGATGGTGCTCGTCGGGGTGCTCGCGCCAGGGTCGCTTGAGGAAAAGTACGTCAGAATGCTCGCCGAAGATCCGTCGGTGCTCGTTCTGACCGAAACCACCTCCAATCTACACCATCCGCAGTTCGTACCTTACATCGACAAGCTGATCACCGCGGCGCATACCCCCGAAATGCTATCTGACTTACGCCCAGAAATCCTGCTGACCTTCGGCGGAATGGTGGTCTCCAAGAAGATTAAGCAATTCTTGCGCGAGAGCCAACCCGCCGCCCACTATCATATCGATCTGCATAAGGGTTACGACACGTATTTCTGCCTGACGCACCATTTTCGCAGCCAGGTCAATGCCTTTTTCCGCGCGATAGCCCCACGCTGGCAGGCAGTCGCCTCCGATTACCAGCAAAAATGGCTTCAGCTTATGGGAGAAGTAGCCGCCGTACAGCAATCGTACCTCGCCGAAGCCCCCTTCTCGGACTTCAAGGCGTTGGAAATCGTGCTTTCGTCCATACCCGAGGGCTACAACCTGCAATTGGCGAACAGTTCCACGGTGCGTTACGCCCAACTCCTGCCCTCGAAGTCCTCGTGGCGGGTGTGGTGCAATCGCGGCACCAGCGGCATCGACGGCAGCACCTCTACGGCAGTAGGCGCGGCAGTGGCAAATAAAAAACCTACAGCAATCGTGACGGGCGACCTCAGTTTCTTTTATGATAGCAATGCTCTCTGGAATAATTACATCCCGAATAGCTTTAAGATGATACTACTCAACAACGGCGGCGGCGGGATTTTTAGAATACTCCCAGGCGACAAATCGGATAAAAACTTCGAACAATTCTTTGAAACACCCCACCATTTGTCGGCTGAGAATTTTTGTGCTACTTTTGGTATCCGCTATCAATCTGCTAACGATTTGAGTAGTTTGAAAGAAAAAATCACTTCGTTTTTCAATGAAAGTAATAAACCGACACTATTAGAAATCTTCACCGAGAGAGAAAAAAATGATAAAGTTTTGTTAAATTATTTTGCCGTATTGAAAAAATTTGTACTTTTACGCCGTTAAATTTTAAACACAAATAAATTATGAGTAAACGAGATGACTTAATCGCAGTTTATGCAAAAGATCTTCAAGAGAAGATAGGTGAGAAGAACCCCGACTTGGCGTTCTTAACAAAGGTAACCATCGGCTTAGGTCCGTCGATCTATAACGATGATGCTTCAAAAGTATCTGGATCAGACCAGAGCGAGATTGATAGAGTGAAGCAAAACTTCCTTATCAAGAAGTTGGGTCTGAAAGATAGCCCAGATTTAGACAAAGCGATTGCTCAGGTATTAGAAAAGTACGGCAAATCGAACCGCAACAAATACCGTGCAGTGGTGTATTATTTATTAGCAAAACATTTCAAGAAGGAAAGCGTTTACAATAAATAAGTCTTCCAAAAATCTAAAAGAGGGCTGAGAAGCATTTCAGTCCTCTTTTTTTGATTTTTTACCCGCAAAACTTCACAATTCAAATAAAATAACTATCTTTGCGCTCGCAATTGGGTAGCACAACTCAAGCAATAAGAATAATTTACTGATAACTAATTGATTATATTACTAATATGAGCATCATATTCGTCAATATACGTTCCTCGATGCCGAGTGGTGGCGCGGGGCGTGCACTAAATTATTTCCATACAGCAAAAATGATCGCAGCGCAAAACCAGTGGAGAGCTTCCTTTGCCTGCCCGCTGCGCATTTGAATTTTTCATTTTTACAAAAGGCCGAAAATCCGCTTTTGGTCGCAAATTATTCCTGATCTATTTTTTAACAAAACCTGTCGCCAGTGGTGGCGACGCTTATCCGAGACGTAAAATGAAAAATAAATATATCGATTTAATTGACCAGACTTACTACTTCCCCCAAGATGAATTCCGCCTTGAAGGCGACGAGCTGCGCTTCCACAATATCGACTTGATGGAACTAGTGCGACAGTACGGCGCCCCCTTGAAATTTATGTATTTGCCAAAAATCTCTGAGAATATTCAGCGCGCTAAAAAATGGTTTGAGAAAGCCATCAAAAAACACAAATACAAAGCCGAATATAACTACTGCTATTGCACCAAGAGCTCGCATTTTAAGCACGTGATGGTAGAAGCTTTGAAAAACGACATTCATTTGGAAACTTCCTCAGCTTTCGATATCAACATTATCAATAATTTGATTGAGGAGGGGCGCATCACCAAGGAGAACTACATTCTCTGCAACGGCTTCAAGCGCGACGCTTATATTGATGGCATCGCCGATCTGATCAACCGTGGCTACGAAAATTGTATTCCCATCATCGATAATTACGAGGAGATCGCACTTTTCCAAGAGAAGATAAAAGGTGCGTACAGCATCGGCATACGCATCGCCTCGGAGGAAGATCCGCGATCGGAGTTCTACACCAGTCGCCTTGGTATCGGCTATAAAAACATCGTGCCGTTCTACAACCGCGAGGTAAAAGATAACGAGAAAGTGCGCCTGAAAATGCTCCACTTCTTTATCAATACGGGGATTAAGGACAACGCTTATTATTGGAACGAGCTGCTCAAATGCTTGAACGTTTACATCCAGCTTAAGAAGGTCGCCCCTGAGCTCGACAGCCTGAACATCGGCGGCGGCTTCCCTATCAAAAGTTCGCTGGCATTCGAGTACGATTACGCCTATATGGTGGACGAGATCATACGCCAAATAAAAATCACCTGCGAGCAAGAGAAAGTGCCCGTACCTAACATTTTCACCGAGTTCGGGAGCTTTACTGTCGGCGAGGCGGGCGGTGCGATTTATGAGATAATGTACCAAAAACAGCAGAACGACCGTGAGAAATGGGATATGATCAATTCATCTTTCATCACGACACTTCCCGACTCGTGGGCTATCAACAAGCGCTTTGTGCTCCTGCCGATCAACCGCTGGAACGACGAATACGAGCGCGTGCTCCTCGGGGGGCTTACCTGTGACGGCGATGATTACTACAATAGCGAGCAGAATATGAACGCTATTTACCTGCCGAAGTACAACAAAAACAAACCCCTCTATATCGGGTTTTTCAACACGGGCGCCTATCAGGATACCATTGGCGGGGTCGGAGGCTTGCAGCACTGTTTGATCCCACAGCCGAAAATCGTGTTGATCGATAAGAAACCCGATGGCGAGCTCTCCTCACGGCTTTTTATGGAACAACAAAAAGCAGAGGATATGCTGAAAATTTTAGGATACTAATAAACTAAATATGTAACGTGCGTTGCCGAGCGTGATGAGCGTTCGGCAATGCTTTTTAAACAAGGAGAATTATGAGATATGTACTAATTTTTTTGCTGACTACTACTTATCTTTTTGCTCAAGAGCCGACGGATGACCGCGGCACGTATCAGATGACGTTGCGCCCCTCGCTGAGCATCAACTTCCTGACTATTGATGTGGAGGATACCCCCGCAAACGCCAACCTGAAGAACAAACGTTTACACCCGAATTACCCGCTGACAGCTGGCTTAGGGATTACGATCGACAATACGTTCGTCAATTTTGCCGTCGCCAAAAGTATTGTCCCCTTAAAGGACGAAGGAAAGTACGGAAAAACAACCTATTTCGATTTCCAAATGCACACCCCTATCAGGAAATTTTTGTTCGACTTCTATTACCAAAATTACAAAGGCTTCTACTACGAATCTGGCGATACGATACGCCCCTACTCCGACATACAAATGAAGCAGGTAGGGCTCGAGGCGCTTTACTTCCCGAAATGGAAAGAGGTGACAGTGCGCAACATCTTCGCCAAGGAGGAGCGATACATCCAGCCAGCCTACTCGTTTTTCTTCGGCGGTGGAGTGTATTACCACAAGGCGACCATCCCGATTCTTACCTTCGACGAAGATGACTTCCGCTATCTGCAATTCGGTGTGAATGGTGGTATCGCAGGTGCCATCAATCTATTGCCCCGACTGCGAGCAGGAGGGCTGATCGGTATGGGATTTTACTACGGCACAGGTCTGCAAAAGCACCAGAAGAACGTCTTTAGTCCGCACCTGAACTATCGTTTTAACGCCTCGCTGTCGTACGTACAGCAAACGTGGTCGTTAGCGCTGACGCTCGTCCACAATTACAAGAGTATGTATTTTCGCAACATCAACACCCTCGGGGTGAATAACACCAGCTTGCAACTTACTTACATCAAGCAAATTGACTTCCGTGCCAACCCCAATAGGAAGTCGCTTAAATTCTTAGGATTTGAATAATTAATAGTCCATTTTTGCTCGCAATCCTTTCGCGAGCTATATGCAGATGTCTACAATAGGAGTAACCCTTTAGGATTACGCAACGCACTATTGTAGACATCTTTTTTTGTGCTGGTTTATGCTTATCTCGGAACAAGTCTTTTAGCCTTCGGAAAGAGGCTGTAGTAACATATATTACAAATTGTGTAATTACTTTACACATATATACATCAAAACTTATAGACAGCATAAAAACTATACACCTTTAGCTATCTCCAAAAAATACACCTATATATTTATAGGTAAAATCGTGAATGAGATACGATTTTATATCAAAAATATCTGAATGCAAGGGGAAATATTTAAAATAGATTAAAAAATAACAAAAAACATTGGTAAAAAATGAAGGTTGGTATCATTTTTGCTATATAGTATACAGACGTAAGCACACAGAAAGGCAAACAAAAGTAGTTTAACGGTCACAAATTGTGACGGAGGCTATCCGAGAAAAATAATGTTTTCTCGATTTGAGATTTGACTATTCATCGAAATATTGTACATTCTCAATTTGTGATCGTAGCAATCCGCTAATAATCGCTATTTTCTCATAAGAACTTCATATTGAAAAACTGGATTGCTACTTTCACAAATAGAGAAACCAGCAAAACAACTGTCGCACTGGTTTCACAAATAGAGAAAGGAGTATTCTGAGAGGAACACCACTTTCACAAATAGAGAAAGGAGCAAGACAAACGTCGCACTACAAGAAAATAACAGTATAAATGCAAAATAATTGAACTATGAAGAGAAGCACATTAAGTTTTCCGTTTATTCAATTGCGAAATAGTGAATACCCTTTAGTGGTAGAGCGCATCATCGAAATTGTAAAGAAACATAATTTGGAGGAACTGCACCTACAGAAATCCTTCGATCGGCTTGCTGCCTTTGAGGAGGATTTGAAGAAAATAGAGGTACAGTCCACCAACACGGCAGCCACCGACGAGATTACTGAAAAAGACGACTTGCGCGATAAGCTCACGCGGGCGATTTTTACCATCGCAAATGCGTATAAGAACTCGGGGGTAGAGCCACAGGTGTCAAATGCGAAGACGATAGACACCTATTTTAAGGACTATAAGTTCGACCGCAGACTGACGAAGGAGAATTATACTTCACAGACCGAAAAGACGGCGCAGCTGATTGACGGTGCCGAGAAGAACGCTAAGATAAAGGCGGCATTCGACAAGTTGCACCTCTTCGATCTGCTGATGAAACTCAAGGACGCCAATGCGGAGGTTGAGAAACTATTCCGCACCCGCACTGCCGAACTTTCGCAACTACCCGACGTGGATATTAAAGAGATCCGAAAAAATGTGGGGGCTGCTATCGATAAACTTTTTATGATGATAGAAGCCAACAAGGAGGAATACGACGATAAGGATTACAATCCGCTGATTAAAGAGCTAAAAGAATTGCTCGATTATCACCGTACGCAGCTAAAAATACGCCAAAAAAGGCAGACAGTAAAGAAGAAGCCAAAGGACGAGGCAGAAGCCTCAACACGAGCCGAGGGCAAGACAGCTGAAAAGCCCTCCTCTGAGGAAAAGCCTAAGGCTGTCGAAAAGAAGGAGGCTGATCCCAACATACATTTATAGTAGAATTTTCTATTTTTTTAAGAATAAACAAACGAAAAGAGATTCTCTCCCTTGCGGGAAGGAATCTCTTTTCAACATTAATATATACAAGTTAAAACGTTTCCTATTGTAACAGATCTGGGCGTCGTTCGCGCGTCCGCTCGTAAGCCATTGCCTCGCGCCACGCCTCGATTTTTGGCGTATTGCCGCTGGTGAGTATTTCGGGCACTTTCCATCCGTTATACTCGGCGGGGCGGGTGTAGACGGGGGGCGCCAGCAAGCCGTCCTGAAAGGAATCGGTGAGCGCCGAGGTCTCGTCGGAGAGCACCCCAGGGATGAGCCTTATCACGGCGTCGGCGATGATGGCTGCCCCGAGTTCGCCTCCTGAAAGGACGTAATCGCCGACGGATATTTCCCTCGTAATCAAATGATCGCGCACGCGCTGGTCGATTCCTTTGAAATGCCCACAGAGCAGTATCAAATTCTCACGGAGGGATAGCGTGTTTGCCATTTTCTGGTCGAAGGTCTCGCCGTCGGGTGTGAGAAATATAATTTCGTCGTACTGGCGTTGTGATTTGAGCTCAGTAATGCACTTATCTATGGGCTCGATCATCATCACCATACCCGCTCCACCGCCAAAAGCATAGTCGTCGACCTGCCGATAGCGATTATTGGCATAATCGTGCAGGTTGTGAAAATGCACAGAGGCTAATCCTTTGTCGATCGCACGTTTTACAATTGAATAGGCGAAAGGACTGGCGATGAGCTCGGGCACGACGGAAATAATATCGATGCGCATCGGCTTTTATCGGTGTTTGTTGATTTCGTCCTGCAGCTGTCGGCGCACTTTTTGCTCGCGGTCGATTGCCGCTTTGCGATAACTCTCGTATTCTTCCTGCAATTCAGCTAGCTCACGTATAGATTTGCGCGTTACTACGTTGCTGTTGGAAAATTTGTATACGTAAAGGATAAAAAGTATGGCTAAGACGAGCACAATGCCCCACATAATAGCGTTGTAAGCACCTTTGGGAAGGAGAATACCGAAGAAATTCATACTGTCTTTCTCGTTGCGCGTTTGATCAAGTGAGGCTTGCAGTGTAGCGATGTCGCCGTTCAGTTTATTAATCTCGTCTTCGTGTTTTTTCACAGTCTGCTTCTCGGTTTGCAGGCGTGTGCGGATGTTCTTGAGGGTGTCGGAGAGGCTTTGACGGAAATGGGCAAGTTTTACCTTGTCGAACATTTTGTAGTTCTGCCACGAGCCACCTTTATCAATCAGGATTTGGAGCTGATCCATCACTGTGTTGATTTTTGGCTCAGGCACCTCCTCTTCGGTAGGGCTTGCTTTCTGCCCAACGGCAGGATTAAAAGTAGTTTGGTTTGCATCTTGTGCGTTTATTGCAAAGGTGAGAAACGCACCGAAAACACTCATAATTATTTGTTTTTTCATCGTAACTTAAGTCTTTTTATGGTGCAAATATACAACAATTTTTTTAAAAAGCACCTATCTGGTGATATTTTTTGCAAAAAACTTTTTGTCGGTTCGGAAATAAAGTTGTAATTTTACGGCAATTTTCAAGGATTTCTATATGAAAAAATATTTTATTATTCTCATTACAAGTATGATAGCAAATTTTACAAATGCGCAGGCGCCGCTCACTCCCGAGCGGTTATGGCAATTGCATCGGGTGAGTGGAATCGTCCTGACGGCGGACAAAAATTATGTGTTGATGCAGGTAAGCACGCCCGATATGGTGGAGAATTCGTTTAAGAAGGAGTTCTACAAGTTGGCGGTCAACGGGGGCGTACCTATTCCGATATCGGGCGAAGAGGTGGAGCGCCTTACTGAAAAGCTGAGCCCTAATGGACGGCTGAGGCTGGTGCATCGCAAGGTGAAGGTGAAGGCTGTGCTGGGCAAAGACCTCTACGACGATTTGCAGAAGAGCAGCGGCAAGGTGTATTCGGCTTTGGATCATCGCCATTGGGATAGCTGGAACGACGGGAGCTACAATCACGTTTTTATTGAGGATGTGACGGGGAAGCAGCCTCCTATCGACCTTTTGGAAGGCAAGCCGTACTACTGTCCGCAGGCGCCCTTCGGTGGTGATGAGGATTATACGTGGAGCCCCGATGGGAAAAAGGTGCTGTACGTCACTAAGGCAAAGGTGGGCACGGAGTATGTAGTGAGCACAAACACTGATATTTATGAATACGACCTGGCCACTGGCAAAACGAGGAACTTAACGGAAGGAATGATGGGCTACGACACGCAACCGCAGTTCAGCAAAGGAGGCGTGCTTTCGTGGCTGAGTATGGCGCACGACGGCAATGAGTCGGATAAGAATGACCTATATATATTATATAAAGGTGAAAGGCGCAACCTGACCGCCGATTGGGATAACACTGTGGCGGGCTACCTTTGGAGTGCTGATGGGAAGAAGATATACCTCCTTGCGGCAACTGAGGGTACTGAGCAGATTTTTGAGCTCGATCCGTTTGCGAAGAAGCCGCAAGTAAGGCAGCTTACCAAAGGCGTGTTCGACATCAACAGGATTATTGGGCAGACGGGCGACGTGCTGGTGGTGGCACGCACGGATATGAACCACGCGACGGAGCTCTTCACGGTTTCGTTGAAGAAAAAGAAGAGCGGCTTTGCGGACGTTCAGCCGCTTAGCCACGTGAATGACGCGCTGTATAAGGACATTGCGCTTTGCCCCGTAAAGGCTCGCAGCATCAAAACGACGGACGGCAAGGATATGTTTGCGTGGGTGATCTATCCACCCGACTTCGACCCTACCAAGAAGTACCCTACCCTACTCTACTGCCAAGGGGGACCGCAATCGGCACTGACGCAGTTCTATAGCTTCCGTTGGAATTTTCAGCTGATGGCATCGCAGGGGTATATCGTCATTGCGCCGAACCGCCGCGGAATGCCTGGACACGGGGTGGCGTGGAATGCTGAGATCAGCAAGGATTGGGGCGGGCAGCCGATGCGCGACTACCTCTCGGCTATCGACGATATCGCCAAAGAGCCTTACGTGGATAGGGATCGCTTGGGCGCCGTGGGGGCGAGCTACGGGGGCTACTCGGTGTACTATCTGGCGGGGATCCACGACAAGCGTTTTAAGACGTTCATAGCCCACTGCGGGGTGTTCAACCTCAGGAGTATGTACGGCACTACCGAAGAGCTGTTCTTTAACAATAACGAAATCGGGGGTGCGTATTGGGAGAAGGACAACGCAGCGGCGCAGAAGTCGTATGCGGAATTTAACCCAATAGAAAAAGTGGCGGCTTGGGATACGCCGATATTGGTGATACACGGCGGGAGGGATTACCGCGTGCCCGAAGAGCAGGGCTTGCAAGCCTTTACGGCGGCACAGCTTCGCGGTATAAAAAGTGAGCTGCTGTATTTTCCTGATGAAAGCCACTGGGTGTTGCAGCCGCAAAACGGTTTGCTTTGGCAGCGCACTTTCTTTAGATGGCTCAAGGAGACTTTATAATAGTGAGGCTACAAAGCGGTACGCAGATAAAGTTAATGGCGAAGGTAAAGACCTCTGCACCAACGAAGACAAAGACAAAGGCGAAGTTTTAGAACAA from Capnocytophaga haemolytica harbors:
- the ppk1 gene encoding polyphosphate kinase 1 encodes the protein MNTQNKYVNRELSWLKFNARVLQEAADQRVPLLERLRFAGIFSNNLDEFFKVRYATVKRVATNEAADTELGMHAKELLEEITREVIALQNESLEIIDSITTELEKEQIFMVNERTLLPEHEAFVNAYFYNKVRPALFTIILNDLERFPQLKDDVAYLAIKMILKKVPKSKDDQRFFSSQAYKEPIQYALIELPSTLDRFVELPQVGERHYIIMLDDIIRFCLHKIFNIFDYESLSAHMIKITRDAELDIDDDLSKSFVEKISTSVEDRRKGEPVRFVYDKEIDEDTLQFLFEKMHIISTDSVIPGGRYHNRRDYMNFPSLGRKDLTYAPIEPLPVKGLSSEESLLKKIAKKDFLQYTPYHTFSNIIWFLREAALDPKVKSVKITIYRLAKNSQVVNSLINAVKNGKKVTVQIELQARFDEESNIRYAEMLKAEGVKLVFGVKGLKVHSKICVIEREEGKGIKKYGFISTGNFNESTARVYTDYTLFTANQEILKDVNKVFNFFDTNYNVQKYKHLIVSPHYTKKALIALIDREIDNALAGKEAFIHLKMNNITSYKMIDKLYEASRAGVKIRMIVRGICCLVPGVKNLSENIEVISIVDKFLEHPRLFIFGNDGDPKVFISSADWMTRNISFRVEVGCPIYDNDIKRELIDTFRVSWDDNVKARIIDENNDNRYKPHTTPAIRSQLAMYEYYQTRIDD
- the menD gene encoding 2-succinyl-5-enolpyruvyl-6-hydroxy-3-cyclohexene-1-carboxylic-acid synthase, producing the protein MRKPSIALARYITEACKAKGIRHIVLSPGSRNAPLTIGYTADPYFTCYSVVDERSAAFFALGIAQQIAAPVAVVCTSGSAVLNYHPAVAEAYYSNVPLVVISADRPTSKLDIGDGQTIRQVGVLSNHTTFDANLSDNEADARSNTYLLNRALNAAITESLPVHINAPFEEPLYETTTENVVFENIPPSPPTSYLSESHLEDFLTRWNAASRKMVLVGVLAPGSLEEKYVRMLAEDPSVLVLTETTSNLHHPQFVPYIDKLITAAHTPEMLSDLRPEILLTFGGMVVSKKIKQFLRESQPAAHYHIDLHKGYDTYFCLTHHFRSQVNAFFRAIAPRWQAVASDYQQKWLQLMGEVAAVQQSYLAEAPFSDFKALEIVLSSIPEGYNLQLANSSTVRYAQLLPSKSSWRVWCNRGTSGIDGSTSTAVGAAVANKKPTAIVTGDLSFFYDSNALWNNYIPNSFKMILLNNGGGGIFRILPGDKSDKNFEQFFETPHHLSAENFCATFGIRYQSANDLSSLKEKITSFFNESNKPTLLEIFTEREKNDKVLLNYFAVLKKFVLLRR
- a CDS encoding DUF2853 family protein, coding for MSKRDDLIAVYAKDLQEKIGEKNPDLAFLTKVTIGLGPSIYNDDASKVSGSDQSEIDRVKQNFLIKKLGLKDSPDLDKAIAQVLEKYGKSNRNKYRAVVYYLLAKHFKKESVYNK
- a CDS encoding arginine decarboxylase, with protein sequence MKNKYIDLIDQTYYFPQDEFRLEGDELRFHNIDLMELVRQYGAPLKFMYLPKISENIQRAKKWFEKAIKKHKYKAEYNYCYCTKSSHFKHVMVEALKNDIHLETSSAFDINIINNLIEEGRITKENYILCNGFKRDAYIDGIADLINRGYENCIPIIDNYEEIALFQEKIKGAYSIGIRIASEEDPRSEFYTSRLGIGYKNIVPFYNREVKDNEKVRLKMLHFFINTGIKDNAYYWNELLKCLNVYIQLKKVAPELDSLNIGGGFPIKSSLAFEYDYAYMVDEIIRQIKITCEQEKVPVPNIFTEFGSFTVGEAGGAIYEIMYQKQQNDREKWDMINSSFITTLPDSWAINKRFVLLPINRWNDEYERVLLGGLTCDGDDYYNSEQNMNAIYLPKYNKNKPLYIGFFNTGAYQDTIGGVGGLQHCLIPQPKIVLIDKKPDGELSSRLFMEQQKAEDMLKILGY
- a CDS encoding DUF4421 family protein — its product is MRYVLIFLLTTTYLFAQEPTDDRGTYQMTLRPSLSINFLTIDVEDTPANANLKNKRLHPNYPLTAGLGITIDNTFVNFAVAKSIVPLKDEGKYGKTTYFDFQMHTPIRKFLFDFYYQNYKGFYYESGDTIRPYSDIQMKQVGLEALYFPKWKEVTVRNIFAKEERYIQPAYSFFFGGGVYYHKATIPILTFDEDDFRYLQFGVNGGIAGAINLLPRLRAGGLIGMGFYYGTGLQKHQKNVFSPHLNYRFNASLSYVQQTWSLALTLVHNYKSMYFRNINTLGVNNTSLQLTYIKQIDFRANPNRKSLKFLGFE
- a CDS encoding DUF6261 family protein, which encodes MKRSTLSFPFIQLRNSEYPLVVERIIEIVKKHNLEELHLQKSFDRLAAFEEDLKKIEVQSTNTAATDEITEKDDLRDKLTRAIFTIANAYKNSGVEPQVSNAKTIDTYFKDYKFDRRLTKENYTSQTEKTAQLIDGAEKNAKIKAAFDKLHLFDLLMKLKDANAEVEKLFRTRTAELSQLPDVDIKEIRKNVGAAIDKLFMMIEANKEEYDDKDYNPLIKELKELLDYHRTQLKIRQKRQTVKKKPKDEAEASTRAEGKTAEKPSSEEKPKAVEKKEADPNIHL
- the trmD gene encoding tRNA (guanosine(37)-N1)-methyltransferase TrmD, which translates into the protein MRIDIISVVPELIASPFAYSIVKRAIDKGLASVHFHNLHDYANNRYRQVDDYAFGGGAGMVMMIEPIDKCITELKSQRQYDEIIFLTPDGETFDQKMANTLSLRENLILLCGHFKGIDQRVRDHLITREISVGDYVLSGGELGAAIIADAVIRLIPGVLSDETSALTDSFQDGLLAPPVYTRPAEYNGWKVPEILTSGNTPKIEAWREAMAYERTRERRPDLLQ
- a CDS encoding S9 family peptidase: MKKYFIILITSMIANFTNAQAPLTPERLWQLHRVSGIVLTADKNYVLMQVSTPDMVENSFKKEFYKLAVNGGVPIPISGEEVERLTEKLSPNGRLRLVHRKVKVKAVLGKDLYDDLQKSSGKVYSALDHRHWDSWNDGSYNHVFIEDVTGKQPPIDLLEGKPYYCPQAPFGGDEDYTWSPDGKKVLYVTKAKVGTEYVVSTNTDIYEYDLATGKTRNLTEGMMGYDTQPQFSKGGVLSWLSMAHDGNESDKNDLYILYKGERRNLTADWDNTVAGYLWSADGKKIYLLAATEGTEQIFELDPFAKKPQVRQLTKGVFDINRIIGQTGDVLVVARTDMNHATELFTVSLKKKKSGFADVQPLSHVNDALYKDIALCPVKARSIKTTDGKDMFAWVIYPPDFDPTKKYPTLLYCQGGPQSALTQFYSFRWNFQLMASQGYIVIAPNRRGMPGHGVAWNAEISKDWGGQPMRDYLSAIDDIAKEPYVDRDRLGAVGASYGGYSVYYLAGIHDKRFKTFIAHCGVFNLRSMYGTTEELFFNNNEIGGAYWEKDNAAAQKSYAEFNPIEKVAAWDTPILVIHGGRDYRVPEEQGLQAFTAAQLRGIKSELLYFPDESHWVLQPQNGLLWQRTFFRWLKETL